A window from Theobroma cacao cultivar B97-61/B2 chromosome 3, Criollo_cocoa_genome_V2, whole genome shotgun sequence encodes these proteins:
- the LOC18606468 gene encoding uncharacterized protein LOC18606468 isoform X3, translating to MEQDSLLQCYRRDRRKLLEFLFSSGLIKEIRTPSGSTPSLSDADFDTISADYILHCIKSGGIVDVSEATKKYYAESTHPIMIHSKLGDSYFLTSDPDLAGSPPRRVPPTIVSRTTNHASSSSGQLDSSKFKNVEMSGDDYGLKHKAETAVARAPLETSGIPSLGLPPLKTGLSDDDLRESAYELLLASMLFSGVEVCPVEDRKKDKSSKFLSRLKSKREKPHLQPQLSERHSELIDTIRAQMQISEAMDGCIRRNMVHLAARRTCGQIDLPQISLELLIGIFRSDFLNEKSYIQWKSRQVNMLEELLYFSAKLPETERLTIKSCLAKIRDTKEWDVAMSPSQRVEVISFIRQVASKVSSQQGLFGLQNETYYWHAAYHLNIRLYEKLLYVMFDILDEGQLIEEADAIQSLIKLTWSTLGITQKMHNALYGWVLVQQFAGTDEGTLLEHAVFPLQRVVSAEEDDWNEGQYMDGIICLKKCNGSETNLNLVQAIFLSIGTWCDSRLQDYHLYFSEKPVNFRRVMALASAIGMLTSVNGAEIKLTMNGSKSSSGEKIKNYVERSVEAAIGQVAKSILESKVEKTHPLALLANQLRLVAEREMNIFFPVFRHWSPESITISMQRLHQFYGQRLIPFLKGVSSLSEEARSVLPAAFMLDQKLGQLYTSAFEEQTAHHSVRPYLDHYQIEKVSGPIILDWVIGQHAHILEWTGRVLDLEDWEPLSFHQRQAASIIEVFRILEETVDQLFGMNLPLDITHLQALLSIVFHSLDGYLSRVLNQLVEKNHLYPSAPPLTRYTETVIPIIKKRLNEYTVLDDNVLDRLNELTIPKLCIRLNTLQYIQKQVGLLEDGIRNSWALVRPSLNQGRAKEEPVEILESDSLSHHEAVDELFVTTFNIIRDTAKDTGRKICDLIGTRVVFWDLRDAFLFHLYRDNVESARLENFLTDFDTVLDNVCGLIDDSVRDLVVLSVYQASLEGFVWVLLDGGPCRAFSDSDSILMEEDLMMLKPMVRRLV from the exons ATGGAACAGGACTCTCTGTTGCAATGTTATCGTCGCGATCGCCGGAAGCTCTTGGAGTTCTTGTTTTCTTCCGGGTTGATCAAGGAAATTCGGACACCGTCTGGCTCCACTCCTTCTCTCTCCGACGCCGACTTCGACACCATCAGTGCCGATTACATCCTTCACTGCATTAAATCCG GTGGCATCGTTGATGTTTCTGAAGCCACTAAGAAGTACTATGCGGAATCTACTCATCCAATAATG ATCCATTCTAAATTAGGGGATTCGTATTTTCTTACTTCTGATCCAGATTTGGCTGGATCTCCTCCTCGACGAGTGCCTCCAACTATTGTCAGCAGAACTACTAATCATGCTTCATCTTCATCTGGTCAGCTGGATTCTTCCAAGTTTAAGAATGTTGAAATGTCTGGGGATGACTATGGTTTGAAACACAAAGCAGAAACAGCAGTAGCAAGGGCACCTTTAGAGACTTCCGGAATTCCTTCTCTTGGGTTACCCCCCCTGAAAACAG GATTGTCTGATGATGATTTGCGGGAATCAGCCTACGAGTTATTGCTTGCATCTATGCTTTTCTCTGG GGTCGAAGTTTGTCCAGTTGAGGATAGAAAGAAGGATAAGAGTTCTAAATTTTTGTCTAGACTAAAGAGTAAAAGGGAAAAACCCCATTTGCAACCTCAGTTGTCAGAGAGACATTCAGAACTTATTGATACTATCCGTGCACAGATGCAG ATTTCAGAAGCAATGGATGGATGCATTCGGCGAAATATGGTACATCTGGCTGCAAGAAGAACATGTGGGCAAATTGATCTTCCTCAGATCTCGTTAGAGCTCCTTATTGGCATTTTCAGATCTGATTTTCTTAATGAAAAGTCTTATATTCAATGGAAGAGTAGACAG GTGAATATGTTAGAAGAACTTCTATACTTCTCTGCTAAACTTCCAGAAACTGAACGTTTAACCATTAAAAGTTGTCTTGCAAAGATTAGAGATACAAAG GAATGGGATGTTGCAATGTCTCCTTCTCAACGAGTCGAGGTTATATCATTTATTAGACAGGTGGCATCAAAAGTTTCCTCTCAGCAGGGCCTGTTTGGTCTCCAAAATGAAACCTATTACTGGCATGCTGCTTATCATTTGAACATTAGACTTTATGAGAAATTACTTTATGTCATGTTCGACATTCTTGATGAAGGCCAACTCATAGAG GAAGCTGATGCAATTCAGTCACTTATCAAACTGACATGGTCCACTTTAGGCATCACTCAGAAAATGCATAATGCTTTATATGGGTGGGTCCTTGTTCAACAG TTTGCTGGCACAGATGAAGGCACTCTGTTGGAGCATGCTGTTTTCCCCTTGCAGAGAGTTGTATCTGCTGAAGAAGATGACTGGAATGAAGGGCAATATATGGATGGTATAATATGTTTGAAGAAATGCAATGGCAGTGAAACAAACCTAAATCTGGTGCAGGCTATTTTCCTGTCCATAGGCACTTGGTGTGATAGTAGACTACAAGACTATCATCTATATTTCAGTGAG AAACCTGTTAACTTCAGAAGGGTGATGGCTTTGGCGTCAGCGATAGGAATGCTCACTTCTGTCAATGGTGCTGAGATTAAG TTAACTATGAATGGATCAAAGAGTTCTTCTggtgaaaaaattaagaattatgTGGAGAGATCTGTTGAAGCTGCAATTGGACAG GTGGCAAAATCCATTCTTGAATCTAAAGTTGAAAAGACACATCCTTTGGCTCTACTAGCAAACCAACTAAGACTGGTTGCTGAGAGGGAGATGAATATATTTTTCCCAGTGTTTCGCCATTGGTCTCCTGAATCTATAACGATCTCAATGCAGCGATTGCACCAGTTTTATGGGCAAAGACTG ATTCCATTCCTAAAGGGAGTTTCATCTCTATCTGAAGAGGCTAGATCAGTACTTCCTGCTGCTTTTATGCTGGATCAGAAACTTGGCCAGCTTTATACTTCTGCTTTTGAGGAACAGACAGCGCACCACTCTGTCAGGCCATATTTGGACCATTATCAG ATTGAAAAAGTCTCGGGGCCAATAATTCTTGATTGGGTGATTGGTCagcatgctcatatattggaATGGACTGGAAGAGTATTGGATCTTGAG GACTGGGAGCCCTTGTCATTTCATCAAAGGCAGGCAGCATCCATAATTGAAGTTTTTAGGATACTAGAGGAG ACTGTGGATCAACTTTTCGGGATGAATCTCCCTCTGGATATCACACATTTACAAGCCCTTCTATCTATAGTATTTCACAGCTTGGATGGTTATTTGTCAAGAGTGCTCAACCAGTTAG TTGAGAAGAATCATCTCTATCCATCAGCCCCTCCTTTGACTCGTTACACTGAGACAGTTATTCcaataattaagaaaaggTTGAATGAGTACACAGTTTTAGATGACAATGTGCTTGATAGATTGAATGAATTGACAATACCTAAACTCTGTATCCGGCTGAACACCCTTCAG TATATTCAGAAACAGGTTGGCCTACTTGAAGATGGCATTCGAAACTCTTGGGCGCTTGTGAGGCCATCTCTTAATCAAGGACGGG CTAAAGAAGAGCCTGTGGAGATTTTGGAGAGTGATTCACTATCACATCATGAAGCAGTAGATGAACTCTTTGTAACCACCTTTAACATCATAAGGGATACTGCTAAAGATACTGGCAGAAAGATTTGTGACTTGATTG GAACAAGAGTTGTGTTTTGGGACCTTAGAGACGCGTTCCTGTTCCATTTATATCGTGACAATGTTGAAAGTGCTCGCTTGGAAAATTTCCTTACCGACTTTGACACG GTGCTGGACAATGTATGTGGTTTGATTGATGATTCTGTCAGAGATCTTGTGGTTTTAAGCGTATATCAGGCTTCATTG GAAGGCTTTGTTTGGGTATTGCTTGATGGAGGCCCTTGCCGTGCCTTTTCTGATTCAGATAGCATCCTTATGGAAGAAGACCTTATGATGCTAAAG CCAATGGTCAGAAGACTTGTGTGA
- the LOC18606468 gene encoding uncharacterized protein LOC18606468 isoform X1, whose protein sequence is MEQDSLLQCYRRDRRKLLEFLFSSGLIKEIRTPSGSTPSLSDADFDTISADYILHCIKSGGIVDVSEATKKYYAESTHPIMIHSKLGDSYFLTSDPDLAGSPPRRVPPTIVSRTTNHASSSSGQLDSSKFKNVEMSGDDYGLKHKAETAVARAPLETSGIPSLGLPPLKTGLSDDDLRESAYELLLASMLFSGVEVCPVEDRKKDKSSKFLSRLKSKREKPHLQPQLSERHSELIDTIRAQMQISEAMDGCIRRNMVHLAARRTCGQIDLPQISLELLIGIFRSDFLNEKSYIQWKSRQVNMLEELLYFSAKLPETERLTIKSCLAKIRDTKEWDVAMSPSQRVEVISFIRQVASKVSSQQGLFGLQNETYYWHAAYHLNIRLYEKLLYVMFDILDEGQLIEEADAIQSLIKLTWSTLGITQKMHNALYGWVLVQQFAGTDEGTLLEHAVFPLQRVVSAEEDDWNEGQYMDGIICLKKCNGSETNLNLVQAIFLSIGTWCDSRLQDYHLYFSEKPVNFRRVMALASAIGMLTSVNGAEIKLTMNGSKSSSGEKIKNYVERSVEAAIGQVAKSILESKVEKTHPLALLANQLRLVAEREMNIFFPVFRHWSPESITISMQRLHQFYGQRLIPFLKGVSSLSEEARSVLPAAFMLDQKLGQLYTSAFEEQTAHHSVRPYLDHYQIEKVSGPIILDWVIGQHAHILEWTGRVLDLEDWEPLSFHQRQAASIIEVFRILEETVDQLFGMNLPLDITHLQALLSIVFHSLDGYLSRVLNQLVEKNHLYPSAPPLTRYTETVIPIIKKRLNEYTVLDDNVLDRLNELTIPKLCIRLNTLQYIQKQVGLLEDGIRNSWALVRPSLNQGRAKEEPVEILESDSLSHHEAVDELFVTTFNIIRDTAKDTGRKICDLIGTRVVFWDLRDAFLFHLYRDNVESARLENFLTDFDTVLDNVCGLIDDSVRDLVVLSVYQASLEGFVWVLLDGGPCRAFSDSDSILMEEDLMMLKEFFIADGEGLPRSLVEQEAKFAERILQMFSLQTETVIQMLMTASEIISMGLDSNKHDHLHLGDAHTLVRVLCHKKDREASKFLKVQYQLPMSSDYDDAPSRDSTSRSPLISDVLKRSTSIHWTKKGHSGLKSMKKKLQGATNEIRNVAR, encoded by the exons ATGGAACAGGACTCTCTGTTGCAATGTTATCGTCGCGATCGCCGGAAGCTCTTGGAGTTCTTGTTTTCTTCCGGGTTGATCAAGGAAATTCGGACACCGTCTGGCTCCACTCCTTCTCTCTCCGACGCCGACTTCGACACCATCAGTGCCGATTACATCCTTCACTGCATTAAATCCG GTGGCATCGTTGATGTTTCTGAAGCCACTAAGAAGTACTATGCGGAATCTACTCATCCAATAATG ATCCATTCTAAATTAGGGGATTCGTATTTTCTTACTTCTGATCCAGATTTGGCTGGATCTCCTCCTCGACGAGTGCCTCCAACTATTGTCAGCAGAACTACTAATCATGCTTCATCTTCATCTGGTCAGCTGGATTCTTCCAAGTTTAAGAATGTTGAAATGTCTGGGGATGACTATGGTTTGAAACACAAAGCAGAAACAGCAGTAGCAAGGGCACCTTTAGAGACTTCCGGAATTCCTTCTCTTGGGTTACCCCCCCTGAAAACAG GATTGTCTGATGATGATTTGCGGGAATCAGCCTACGAGTTATTGCTTGCATCTATGCTTTTCTCTGG GGTCGAAGTTTGTCCAGTTGAGGATAGAAAGAAGGATAAGAGTTCTAAATTTTTGTCTAGACTAAAGAGTAAAAGGGAAAAACCCCATTTGCAACCTCAGTTGTCAGAGAGACATTCAGAACTTATTGATACTATCCGTGCACAGATGCAG ATTTCAGAAGCAATGGATGGATGCATTCGGCGAAATATGGTACATCTGGCTGCAAGAAGAACATGTGGGCAAATTGATCTTCCTCAGATCTCGTTAGAGCTCCTTATTGGCATTTTCAGATCTGATTTTCTTAATGAAAAGTCTTATATTCAATGGAAGAGTAGACAG GTGAATATGTTAGAAGAACTTCTATACTTCTCTGCTAAACTTCCAGAAACTGAACGTTTAACCATTAAAAGTTGTCTTGCAAAGATTAGAGATACAAAG GAATGGGATGTTGCAATGTCTCCTTCTCAACGAGTCGAGGTTATATCATTTATTAGACAGGTGGCATCAAAAGTTTCCTCTCAGCAGGGCCTGTTTGGTCTCCAAAATGAAACCTATTACTGGCATGCTGCTTATCATTTGAACATTAGACTTTATGAGAAATTACTTTATGTCATGTTCGACATTCTTGATGAAGGCCAACTCATAGAG GAAGCTGATGCAATTCAGTCACTTATCAAACTGACATGGTCCACTTTAGGCATCACTCAGAAAATGCATAATGCTTTATATGGGTGGGTCCTTGTTCAACAG TTTGCTGGCACAGATGAAGGCACTCTGTTGGAGCATGCTGTTTTCCCCTTGCAGAGAGTTGTATCTGCTGAAGAAGATGACTGGAATGAAGGGCAATATATGGATGGTATAATATGTTTGAAGAAATGCAATGGCAGTGAAACAAACCTAAATCTGGTGCAGGCTATTTTCCTGTCCATAGGCACTTGGTGTGATAGTAGACTACAAGACTATCATCTATATTTCAGTGAG AAACCTGTTAACTTCAGAAGGGTGATGGCTTTGGCGTCAGCGATAGGAATGCTCACTTCTGTCAATGGTGCTGAGATTAAG TTAACTATGAATGGATCAAAGAGTTCTTCTggtgaaaaaattaagaattatgTGGAGAGATCTGTTGAAGCTGCAATTGGACAG GTGGCAAAATCCATTCTTGAATCTAAAGTTGAAAAGACACATCCTTTGGCTCTACTAGCAAACCAACTAAGACTGGTTGCTGAGAGGGAGATGAATATATTTTTCCCAGTGTTTCGCCATTGGTCTCCTGAATCTATAACGATCTCAATGCAGCGATTGCACCAGTTTTATGGGCAAAGACTG ATTCCATTCCTAAAGGGAGTTTCATCTCTATCTGAAGAGGCTAGATCAGTACTTCCTGCTGCTTTTATGCTGGATCAGAAACTTGGCCAGCTTTATACTTCTGCTTTTGAGGAACAGACAGCGCACCACTCTGTCAGGCCATATTTGGACCATTATCAG ATTGAAAAAGTCTCGGGGCCAATAATTCTTGATTGGGTGATTGGTCagcatgctcatatattggaATGGACTGGAAGAGTATTGGATCTTGAG GACTGGGAGCCCTTGTCATTTCATCAAAGGCAGGCAGCATCCATAATTGAAGTTTTTAGGATACTAGAGGAG ACTGTGGATCAACTTTTCGGGATGAATCTCCCTCTGGATATCACACATTTACAAGCCCTTCTATCTATAGTATTTCACAGCTTGGATGGTTATTTGTCAAGAGTGCTCAACCAGTTAG TTGAGAAGAATCATCTCTATCCATCAGCCCCTCCTTTGACTCGTTACACTGAGACAGTTATTCcaataattaagaaaaggTTGAATGAGTACACAGTTTTAGATGACAATGTGCTTGATAGATTGAATGAATTGACAATACCTAAACTCTGTATCCGGCTGAACACCCTTCAG TATATTCAGAAACAGGTTGGCCTACTTGAAGATGGCATTCGAAACTCTTGGGCGCTTGTGAGGCCATCTCTTAATCAAGGACGGG CTAAAGAAGAGCCTGTGGAGATTTTGGAGAGTGATTCACTATCACATCATGAAGCAGTAGATGAACTCTTTGTAACCACCTTTAACATCATAAGGGATACTGCTAAAGATACTGGCAGAAAGATTTGTGACTTGATTG GAACAAGAGTTGTGTTTTGGGACCTTAGAGACGCGTTCCTGTTCCATTTATATCGTGACAATGTTGAAAGTGCTCGCTTGGAAAATTTCCTTACCGACTTTGACACG GTGCTGGACAATGTATGTGGTTTGATTGATGATTCTGTCAGAGATCTTGTGGTTTTAAGCGTATATCAGGCTTCATTG GAAGGCTTTGTTTGGGTATTGCTTGATGGAGGCCCTTGCCGTGCCTTTTCTGATTCAGATAGCATCCTTATGGAAGAAGACCTTATGATGCTAAAG GAATTCTTCATTGCTGATGGAGAAGGCCTTCCCCGCTCATTAGTTGAACAGGAAGCAAAATTTGCTGAACGCATTCTTCAAATGTTTTCTCTTCAG ACCGAAACTGTTATTCAAATGCTGATGACTGCAAGTGAGATCATTTCAATGGGACTAGATTCAAACAAACATGACCATTTGCATTTGGGAGATGCTCACACTTTAGTACGAGTGTTATGCCACAAGAAAGATAGGGAGGCATCAAAGTTCCTAAAAGTGCAATACCAGCTACCAATGTCTTCAG ATTATGATGATGCTCCATCAAGGGATTCAACCTCGAGATCACCTCTTATATCAGATGTTCTTAAGCGAAGCACCTCGATTCACTGGACCAAGAAAGGCCACAGTGGTTTAAAGTCGATGAAGAAGAAACTTCAAGGCGCAACAAACGAAATCCGAAATGTGGCAAGGTAA
- the LOC18606468 gene encoding uncharacterized protein LOC18606468 isoform X2 has translation MSGDDYGLKHKAETAVARAPLETSGIPSLGLPPLKTGLSDDDLRESAYELLLASMLFSGVEVCPVEDRKKDKSSKFLSRLKSKREKPHLQPQLSERHSELIDTIRAQMQISEAMDGCIRRNMVHLAARRTCGQIDLPQISLELLIGIFRSDFLNEKSYIQWKSRQVNMLEELLYFSAKLPETERLTIKSCLAKIRDTKEWDVAMSPSQRVEVISFIRQVASKVSSQQGLFGLQNETYYWHAAYHLNIRLYEKLLYVMFDILDEGQLIEEADAIQSLIKLTWSTLGITQKMHNALYGWVLVQQFAGTDEGTLLEHAVFPLQRVVSAEEDDWNEGQYMDGIICLKKCNGSETNLNLVQAIFLSIGTWCDSRLQDYHLYFSEKPVNFRRVMALASAIGMLTSVNGAEIKLTMNGSKSSSGEKIKNYVERSVEAAIGQVAKSILESKVEKTHPLALLANQLRLVAEREMNIFFPVFRHWSPESITISMQRLHQFYGQRLIPFLKGVSSLSEEARSVLPAAFMLDQKLGQLYTSAFEEQTAHHSVRPYLDHYQIEKVSGPIILDWVIGQHAHILEWTGRVLDLEDWEPLSFHQRQAASIIEVFRILEETVDQLFGMNLPLDITHLQALLSIVFHSLDGYLSRVLNQLVEKNHLYPSAPPLTRYTETVIPIIKKRLNEYTVLDDNVLDRLNELTIPKLCIRLNTLQYIQKQVGLLEDGIRNSWALVRPSLNQGRAKEEPVEILESDSLSHHEAVDELFVTTFNIIRDTAKDTGRKICDLIGTRVVFWDLRDAFLFHLYRDNVESARLENFLTDFDTVLDNVCGLIDDSVRDLVVLSVYQASLEGFVWVLLDGGPCRAFSDSDSILMEEDLMMLKEFFIADGEGLPRSLVEQEAKFAERILQMFSLQTETVIQMLMTASEIISMGLDSNKHDHLHLGDAHTLVRVLCHKKDREASKFLKVQYQLPMSSDYDDAPSRDSTSRSPLISDVLKRSTSIHWTKKGHSGLKSMKKKLQGATNEIRNVAR, from the exons ATGTCTGGGGATGACTATGGTTTGAAACACAAAGCAGAAACAGCAGTAGCAAGGGCACCTTTAGAGACTTCCGGAATTCCTTCTCTTGGGTTACCCCCCCTGAAAACAG GATTGTCTGATGATGATTTGCGGGAATCAGCCTACGAGTTATTGCTTGCATCTATGCTTTTCTCTGG GGTCGAAGTTTGTCCAGTTGAGGATAGAAAGAAGGATAAGAGTTCTAAATTTTTGTCTAGACTAAAGAGTAAAAGGGAAAAACCCCATTTGCAACCTCAGTTGTCAGAGAGACATTCAGAACTTATTGATACTATCCGTGCACAGATGCAG ATTTCAGAAGCAATGGATGGATGCATTCGGCGAAATATGGTACATCTGGCTGCAAGAAGAACATGTGGGCAAATTGATCTTCCTCAGATCTCGTTAGAGCTCCTTATTGGCATTTTCAGATCTGATTTTCTTAATGAAAAGTCTTATATTCAATGGAAGAGTAGACAG GTGAATATGTTAGAAGAACTTCTATACTTCTCTGCTAAACTTCCAGAAACTGAACGTTTAACCATTAAAAGTTGTCTTGCAAAGATTAGAGATACAAAG GAATGGGATGTTGCAATGTCTCCTTCTCAACGAGTCGAGGTTATATCATTTATTAGACAGGTGGCATCAAAAGTTTCCTCTCAGCAGGGCCTGTTTGGTCTCCAAAATGAAACCTATTACTGGCATGCTGCTTATCATTTGAACATTAGACTTTATGAGAAATTACTTTATGTCATGTTCGACATTCTTGATGAAGGCCAACTCATAGAG GAAGCTGATGCAATTCAGTCACTTATCAAACTGACATGGTCCACTTTAGGCATCACTCAGAAAATGCATAATGCTTTATATGGGTGGGTCCTTGTTCAACAG TTTGCTGGCACAGATGAAGGCACTCTGTTGGAGCATGCTGTTTTCCCCTTGCAGAGAGTTGTATCTGCTGAAGAAGATGACTGGAATGAAGGGCAATATATGGATGGTATAATATGTTTGAAGAAATGCAATGGCAGTGAAACAAACCTAAATCTGGTGCAGGCTATTTTCCTGTCCATAGGCACTTGGTGTGATAGTAGACTACAAGACTATCATCTATATTTCAGTGAG AAACCTGTTAACTTCAGAAGGGTGATGGCTTTGGCGTCAGCGATAGGAATGCTCACTTCTGTCAATGGTGCTGAGATTAAG TTAACTATGAATGGATCAAAGAGTTCTTCTggtgaaaaaattaagaattatgTGGAGAGATCTGTTGAAGCTGCAATTGGACAG GTGGCAAAATCCATTCTTGAATCTAAAGTTGAAAAGACACATCCTTTGGCTCTACTAGCAAACCAACTAAGACTGGTTGCTGAGAGGGAGATGAATATATTTTTCCCAGTGTTTCGCCATTGGTCTCCTGAATCTATAACGATCTCAATGCAGCGATTGCACCAGTTTTATGGGCAAAGACTG ATTCCATTCCTAAAGGGAGTTTCATCTCTATCTGAAGAGGCTAGATCAGTACTTCCTGCTGCTTTTATGCTGGATCAGAAACTTGGCCAGCTTTATACTTCTGCTTTTGAGGAACAGACAGCGCACCACTCTGTCAGGCCATATTTGGACCATTATCAG ATTGAAAAAGTCTCGGGGCCAATAATTCTTGATTGGGTGATTGGTCagcatgctcatatattggaATGGACTGGAAGAGTATTGGATCTTGAG GACTGGGAGCCCTTGTCATTTCATCAAAGGCAGGCAGCATCCATAATTGAAGTTTTTAGGATACTAGAGGAG ACTGTGGATCAACTTTTCGGGATGAATCTCCCTCTGGATATCACACATTTACAAGCCCTTCTATCTATAGTATTTCACAGCTTGGATGGTTATTTGTCAAGAGTGCTCAACCAGTTAG TTGAGAAGAATCATCTCTATCCATCAGCCCCTCCTTTGACTCGTTACACTGAGACAGTTATTCcaataattaagaaaaggTTGAATGAGTACACAGTTTTAGATGACAATGTGCTTGATAGATTGAATGAATTGACAATACCTAAACTCTGTATCCGGCTGAACACCCTTCAG TATATTCAGAAACAGGTTGGCCTACTTGAAGATGGCATTCGAAACTCTTGGGCGCTTGTGAGGCCATCTCTTAATCAAGGACGGG CTAAAGAAGAGCCTGTGGAGATTTTGGAGAGTGATTCACTATCACATCATGAAGCAGTAGATGAACTCTTTGTAACCACCTTTAACATCATAAGGGATACTGCTAAAGATACTGGCAGAAAGATTTGTGACTTGATTG GAACAAGAGTTGTGTTTTGGGACCTTAGAGACGCGTTCCTGTTCCATTTATATCGTGACAATGTTGAAAGTGCTCGCTTGGAAAATTTCCTTACCGACTTTGACACG GTGCTGGACAATGTATGTGGTTTGATTGATGATTCTGTCAGAGATCTTGTGGTTTTAAGCGTATATCAGGCTTCATTG GAAGGCTTTGTTTGGGTATTGCTTGATGGAGGCCCTTGCCGTGCCTTTTCTGATTCAGATAGCATCCTTATGGAAGAAGACCTTATGATGCTAAAG GAATTCTTCATTGCTGATGGAGAAGGCCTTCCCCGCTCATTAGTTGAACAGGAAGCAAAATTTGCTGAACGCATTCTTCAAATGTTTTCTCTTCAG ACCGAAACTGTTATTCAAATGCTGATGACTGCAAGTGAGATCATTTCAATGGGACTAGATTCAAACAAACATGACCATTTGCATTTGGGAGATGCTCACACTTTAGTACGAGTGTTATGCCACAAGAAAGATAGGGAGGCATCAAAGTTCCTAAAAGTGCAATACCAGCTACCAATGTCTTCAG ATTATGATGATGCTCCATCAAGGGATTCAACCTCGAGATCACCTCTTATATCAGATGTTCTTAAGCGAAGCACCTCGATTCACTGGACCAAGAAAGGCCACAGTGGTTTAAAGTCGATGAAGAAGAAACTTCAAGGCGCAACAAACGAAATCCGAAATGTGGCAAGGTAA